Proteins found in one Bacillus subtilis subsp. subtilis str. 168 genomic segment:
- the gerAA gene encoding component of the GerA germination receptor (Evidence 1a: Function from experimental evidences in the studied strain; PubMedId: 11418573, 15774895, 16740944, 28605069; Product type cp: cell process) produces MEQTEFKEYIHDNLALVLPKLKENDDLVKNKKMLANGLVFYYLYFSEMTDENKVSEAIKTLIKDEETLTLDQVKKRLDQLDARPVETAKKTIESILNGNCAVFINGLDKAYILTTGKKKTRSLTEPTTEKVVRGPKVAFVEDIDTNLALIRQRTSHPKLITKKIMIGENKLKPAAIMYIEGKAKKSVIKEVKARLKNIQLEDIQDSGTLEELIEDNKYSPFPQIQNTERPDKVSSALFNGRVAILVDSSPFVLLVPVSLGILMQSPDDYYERWISASLIRSLRFASIFITLFLSSIYITLVSFHQGLLPTALAVTISANRENVPFPPIFEALLMEVTIELLREAGLRLPNPLGQTIGLVGGVVIGQAAVEANLVSSILVIVVSVIALASFTVPQYGMGLSFRVLRFISMFSAAILGLYGIILFMLVVYTHLTRQTSFGSPYFSPNGFFSLKNTDDSIIRLPIKNKPKEVNNPNEPKTDSTET; encoded by the coding sequence TTGGAACAAACAGAGTTTAAGGAATATATACACGATAATTTAGCATTGGTGCTGCCAAAATTAAAAGAAAACGATGATCTGGTGAAAAACAAAAAAATGCTTGCGAACGGACTGGTTTTTTACTATCTCTATTTCAGTGAAATGACTGATGAGAATAAGGTGTCAGAAGCCATTAAAACTTTGATTAAAGATGAGGAGACCTTAACGCTTGACCAGGTCAAAAAACGCCTTGACCAGCTTGACGCAAGACCTGTTGAAACTGCAAAAAAAACGATTGAATCGATTCTCAACGGCAATTGTGCTGTGTTTATCAACGGATTGGATAAAGCCTATATTCTGACCACAGGAAAGAAAAAAACAAGAAGCCTGACAGAGCCGACAACTGAAAAAGTGGTTCGCGGCCCAAAAGTAGCGTTTGTAGAGGATATTGATACAAATCTCGCTCTGATCAGACAAAGAACCTCTCATCCGAAATTGATCACCAAAAAAATCATGATCGGCGAAAACAAGCTGAAGCCTGCAGCCATTATGTACATTGAAGGCAAAGCAAAAAAGTCCGTCATAAAAGAAGTGAAGGCGCGGCTTAAAAATATCCAGCTGGAAGATATCCAGGACAGCGGAACGCTCGAGGAGCTCATTGAAGATAATAAATATTCACCATTTCCGCAGATACAAAATACGGAAAGACCTGACAAAGTATCTTCAGCCCTGTTTAACGGCCGTGTGGCAATTTTGGTCGACAGTTCACCATTTGTGCTGCTGGTGCCGGTTTCTCTCGGCATCCTGATGCAATCCCCGGATGACTACTATGAACGCTGGATTTCAGCATCTCTTATCCGGTCGCTGCGCTTTGCTTCTATCTTTATCACCTTGTTTTTGTCATCGATTTATATAACACTTGTTTCCTTCCATCAGGGGCTGCTGCCGACCGCACTCGCCGTCACGATTTCGGCGAACAGGGAAAACGTGCCGTTCCCTCCGATATTTGAAGCCCTGCTGATGGAAGTCACCATCGAGCTGCTAAGGGAAGCCGGACTGCGACTCCCCAATCCGCTCGGACAGACGATCGGCCTCGTTGGGGGCGTAGTCATCGGACAGGCTGCTGTAGAAGCGAATCTCGTCAGTTCGATTTTGGTCATTGTCGTCAGTGTCATTGCCCTGGCATCCTTTACCGTTCCTCAATACGGAATGGGTCTGTCTTTCCGGGTGCTGCGTTTTATTTCGATGTTTTCCGCCGCTATTTTAGGGCTATACGGCATTATTTTATTTATGCTTGTCGTTTATACGCACTTAACGAGACAAACGAGCTTTGGGTCTCCGTATTTTTCGCCAAACGGATTCTTTAGCCTGAAAAATACGGATGACTCCATTATCCGTCTCCCAATTAAAAACAAACCAAAAGAGGTGAATAATCCAAATGAGCCAAAAACAGACTCCACTGAAACTTAA
- the gerAB gene encoding component of the germination receptor GerA; putative transporter (Evidence 1a: Function from experimental evidences in the studied strain; PubMedId: 15774895, 15849754, 16740944, 16850406, 28605069; Product type cp: cell process), with protein MSQKQTPLKLNTFQGISIVANTMLGAGLLTLPRALTTKANTPDGWITLILEGFIFIFFIYLNTLIQKKHQYPSLFEYLKEGLGKWIGSIIGLLICGYFLGVASFETRAMAEMVKFFLLERTPIQVIILTFICCGIYLMVGGLSDVSRLFPFYLTVTIIILLIVFGISFKIFDINNLRPVLGEGLGPIANSLTVVSISFLGMEVMLFLPEHMKKKKYTFRYASLGFLIPIILYILTYIIVVGALTAPEVKTLIWPTISLFQSFELKGIFIERFESFLLVVWIIQFFTTFVIYGYFAANGLKKTFGLSTKTSMVIIGITVFYFSLWPDDANQVMMYSDYLGYIFVSLFLLPFILFFIVALKRRITTK; from the coding sequence ATGAGCCAAAAACAGACTCCACTGAAACTTAATACCTTTCAAGGTATTTCTATTGTTGCAAATACAATGCTTGGGGCCGGACTTTTAACATTGCCGCGAGCGCTGACCACTAAGGCTAATACGCCTGACGGCTGGATCACGCTGATATTAGAAGGTTTCATTTTTATTTTCTTCATTTATTTAAACACGCTCATTCAGAAAAAACATCAATACCCTTCACTCTTTGAATATTTGAAGGAAGGGCTTGGGAAATGGATCGGCAGCATCATCGGCCTTTTGATCTGCGGCTATTTCCTCGGCGTAGCCAGCTTCGAGACACGGGCAATGGCTGAAATGGTGAAGTTTTTCCTGCTGGAGAGAACCCCAATTCAAGTCATTATTTTAACGTTTATTTGCTGCGGCATTTATTTAATGGTTGGGGGCTTAAGCGATGTGTCGCGGCTGTTTCCCTTTTATTTAACGGTAACCATTATTATTTTGCTGATTGTGTTCGGGATCAGTTTTAAAATTTTTGATATCAATAATTTGCGTCCTGTTTTAGGCGAAGGCCTTGGACCCATTGCAAACTCCCTTACCGTCGTTTCCATCTCTTTTTTAGGAATGGAAGTGATGCTGTTTCTTCCTGAACATATGAAGAAAAAGAAATACACGTTCAGATATGCGTCTCTAGGATTTCTGATTCCGATTATCTTATATATCCTTACGTATATTATCGTTGTCGGAGCTTTGACCGCTCCCGAGGTGAAAACGCTGATTTGGCCGACTATTTCTCTCTTTCAGTCCTTTGAGCTTAAAGGCATATTTATTGAACGGTTTGAATCCTTTTTACTGGTGGTCTGGATTATCCAGTTTTTCACCACATTTGTCATTTACGGATACTTTGCCGCTAACGGGCTAAAGAAGACATTTGGATTATCGACTAAAACAAGCATGGTGATTATCGGCATAACGGTCTTTTATTTTTCTCTCTGGCCGGATGACGCCAATCAAGTCA